The following proteins are co-located in the Dromiciops gliroides isolate mDroGli1 chromosome 2, mDroGli1.pri, whole genome shotgun sequence genome:
- the DIO2 gene encoding LOW QUALITY PROTEIN: type II iodothyronine deiodinase (The sequence of the model RefSeq protein was modified relative to this genomic sequence to represent the inferred CDS: inserted 1 base in 1 codon): MLLMKKLRPMEGAKGKPENSSKVTKEAEKMGLLSIDLLITLQILPVFFSNCLFLALYDSVILLKHVVLLLSRSKSTRGEWRRMLTSEGLRCVWKSFLLDAYKQVKLGGDAPNSSVVHITSTEVGNAQQSNSKWKRFDEGYGAECHLLDFANPERPLVVNFGSATUPPFTSQLPAFRKLVEEFSTVADFLLVYIDEAHPSDGWAVPGNSSVSFEVKKHRNQEDRCAAAHQLLERFSLPPQCQVVADCMDNNANIAYGVSFERVCIVQRQKIAYLGGKGPFFYNLQEVRLWLEKNFSKRXKSRLAGGICELHSALLKITKMEGGGKRRIY; the protein is encoded by the exons GGTGCAAAAGGGAAACCAGAGAACTCAAGCAAAGTGACTAAGGAGGCGGAGAAGATGGGTCTACTCAGCATAGACTTGTTGATTACACTGCAAATCCTGCCAGTTTTTTTCTCCAACTGCCTTTTCCTGGCTCTCTATGACTCGGTCATCCTCCTGAAGCACGTGGTGCTGCTGCTGAGCCGGTCCAAGTCCACTCGTGGCGAGTGGCGGCGCATGCTGACCTCAGAAGGGCTACGCTGTGTTTGGAAAAGCTTTCTACTGGATGCTTACAAACAG GTGAAATTGGGTGGAGATGCCCCTAATTCCAGCGTAGTCCACATTACCAGTACTGAGGTTGGGAATGCTCAGCAGAGCAATTCCAAGTGGAAGAGATTTGATGAAGGATATGGAGCTGAGTGCCATCTCCTGGATTTTGCCAACCCTGAGCGTCCCCTGGTTGTCAACTTTGGTTCAGCCACTTGACCACCATTCACAAGCCAGCTACCAGCCTTTAGAAAACTGGTGGAAGAGTTCTCAACAGTGGCTGACTTCTTGTTGGTCTACATTGATGAAGCTCATCCATCAGATGGTTGGGCGGTGCCTGGTAACTCCTCTGTGTCTTTCGAGGTGAAGAAACACCGGAACCAGGAAGACCGCTGTGCAGCAGCCCATCAGCTCCTGGAGCGTTTCTCCTTGCCGCCCCAATGCCAGGTGGTGGCTGACTGCATGGATAACAATGCCAACATAGCCTATGGGGTATCCTTTGAGCGTGTGTGTATTGTGCAGAGACAAAAAATTGCTTACTTAGGAGGGAAGGGCCCCTTTTTCTATAATCTTCAGGAAGTCCGACTTTGGCTAGAGAAGAACTTCAGCAAGA TGAAATCCAGGTTAGCTGGAGGAATCTGTGAGTTGCATAGTGCcctattaaaaataacaaaaatggaggggggtgggaagagaaggatATACTAG